In one Gammaproteobacteria bacterium genomic region, the following are encoded:
- a CDS encoding alkyl hydroperoxide reductase, producing MNIDAIKNQIPDYAKDLRVNFKNIFSSNTSAHLSEEQIYATALATAIASGNARFARDIENLCKQHISDAVIQAAKSASAIMAMNNVYYRFLHLSGNPGYQKLPAKLRMQVIAKPGVSKTDFELYSLAVSAVHGCGLCIDSHEKILIDNGVSEESIQDAVRIAAVMHAVARTLDFEV from the coding sequence ATGAATATCGATGCAATAAAAAACCAGATACCCGATTACGCAAAAGACCTGCGGGTTAATTTCAAGAATATCTTTTCTTCTAACACATCGGCACACCTTAGTGAAGAGCAAATCTACGCGACTGCCCTAGCCACCGCCATTGCCTCCGGAAATGCCCGGTTTGCACGCGATATAGAAAACCTGTGCAAACAACATATTTCTGATGCGGTAATTCAAGCGGCTAAATCAGCCAGCGCCATTATGGCGATGAATAATGTGTATTACCGCTTTTTGCATTTGAGCGGTAATCCCGGGTATCAAAAGCTACCGGCCAAATTGCGCATGCAAGTCATTGCCAAGCCCGGCGTCTCCAAAACTGACTTCGAATTGTACTCGCTCGCGGTTTCCGCGGTACATGGTTGTGGTTTGTGTATCGACAGTCATGAGAAAATATTGATCGACAATGGCGTGAGCGAGGAAAGCATCCAGGACGCCGTGCGCATTGCAGCCGTGATGCATGCGGTAGCCAGAACGCTTGATTTTGAAGT